One window of Sinorhizobium fredii NGR234 genomic DNA carries:
- a CDS encoding AsmA family protein, with translation MLARIFVIIGGLLVIALFVALIAPLFINWTDFRTDFEREASRIMGKPVVVHGSVDARLIPFPTVTLNDVRVGAEAGGEPLIQVAQFSMSAELAPFLSGEALIFDMRLDRPKAKLRLQPDGTLDWARGPRAAIPANTVVLENVEIADGEIEFVDEQTGRTRRVSELSADVSARSLAGPWKVDGSAALDGEAGSFSFTSNTVDEEGALSLRARLTPDERPFGVELDGELKVVDFRPVYAGRFTLTENRPAEEVRSGGALRINGQFQLTNESIRVPEYHFEAGPPDDPYIITGEATLDTGKDQKFLLIADGQQIDVSRIGNSGRGGKTGRNPTVSLRQRLETMMAIAADIPIPQVPGRASLKLPAIVIGDTTVRDIRLDVRPDGAGWIVDDAVALLPGRTQLEAKGRLNLKGQRAFRGDIVVASNQPSGLANWLAGSVDPAIRKLKTAGFAATVNLTDTLQQFEKLEVAAGPATLKGRLERQSFADQQPALSLQLKGNRIDLEALQALGGLVAGDASSATLLNHAIAAELSAGTFSAFGEEAHDVQAVLTLKNGQLQAERVAIGDLSGAQLAFSGRMSGGFEKPVISAKMKLAAEELTSFLELVGRHTIAHPALARLIKAGPYYSDAALDMTLTAGSKEGNAPFTFGVIGTANGGKIAASYQAPDVGQALAGKGMLLEATLENPQTAVLLGQAGLDPLPFDADVNGILAVKLQNTDGSQANGSLTFTTEKTQIAAKGTVDLSRDHYLEGQGKLTLQTEDFEPYLLQQGIALPQMGSGLPVKLVADIAADPEKIAFSAIEGSADQNGFTGALTIDRKARGTARGELALDAIDLAWLGEGILGQVHDASVGGLSLAPVTQPAWSGLDVALELTAKRFWPGVYGDVADFSGKLEWKGDELALTEAAGNWLGGKLEGRLQVGNANGSGFLRSRFDLKGGDLAAAGWARQSGPVATGRFDLSVAMEASGATPKAMASSISGSGTATFNGVTLNGINTAALPQLMAAADAMKTEISADAVRKAAAEVLFSGQSVVGAVKVPFNIAGGTVRAQNVTASDGNAAFSGEVSFDIPDRRMSGAIDLTFRPGEEALAGAEPRVRFGYAGLLAAPGVSVDVTDLANFLSLRAYERERRRVETLQANVLEKQRLRREVALYKARAAERELQRRRTIIEERSRQAAAVEAARMKAEAMARAAAARRMAEEERQRLRQLPPQTTQPREAPVQGVQRNAPPPAGQNAGPPAGQGLNFDMLPDITVR, from the coding sequence GTTCCCGACGGTAACGCTCAACGACGTACGCGTCGGGGCTGAGGCCGGCGGGGAGCCGTTGATTCAGGTCGCCCAGTTCTCGATGAGTGCCGAGCTCGCACCTTTCTTGAGCGGCGAGGCGCTGATCTTCGACATGCGCCTCGATCGGCCGAAGGCTAAACTCCGGCTGCAACCGGACGGTACGCTCGATTGGGCGCGCGGGCCGCGCGCGGCAATCCCCGCCAACACCGTGGTGCTCGAAAACGTCGAGATCGCTGACGGCGAGATCGAATTCGTCGACGAACAGACCGGGCGCACGCGCCGCGTCAGCGAGCTTTCCGCCGATGTCTCGGCGCGTTCGCTCGCGGGTCCCTGGAAGGTCGATGGCAGTGCCGCGCTCGATGGTGAGGCGGGCAGCTTCTCCTTCACGAGCAACACGGTGGACGAGGAAGGGGCGCTCAGCCTTCGGGCGCGGCTCACTCCGGACGAGCGACCCTTCGGCGTCGAGCTCGATGGCGAATTAAAGGTCGTCGATTTCAGGCCGGTCTACGCGGGCCGGTTCACCTTGACGGAAAATCGGCCGGCCGAAGAGGTCAGGTCGGGCGGCGCGCTGCGCATCAATGGCCAATTCCAACTGACCAATGAAAGCATTCGCGTACCTGAGTATCATTTCGAGGCGGGTCCGCCGGACGATCCCTATATCATCACCGGCGAGGCGACGCTCGACACCGGCAAGGATCAGAAGTTCCTGTTAATCGCCGACGGGCAGCAGATCGACGTCAGTCGCATCGGCAATTCCGGCCGAGGCGGCAAGACCGGCCGCAACCCGACAGTTTCCCTGCGGCAGCGGCTGGAAACAATGATGGCGATTGCGGCCGATATTCCCATTCCGCAGGTGCCTGGCCGAGCGAGCCTGAAACTTCCGGCGATCGTCATCGGCGACACCACCGTGCGCGACATCCGTCTCGATGTCCGGCCTGACGGTGCGGGCTGGATCGTCGACGACGCGGTGGCGCTTTTGCCGGGCCGCACGCAACTCGAAGCCAAGGGGCGGCTGAACCTCAAGGGACAGCGCGCCTTTCGCGGCGATATCGTCGTCGCCTCGAACCAACCCTCGGGGCTCGCCAACTGGCTGGCCGGCTCGGTCGATCCGGCCATCCGCAAGTTGAAGACGGCAGGCTTTGCCGCGACCGTCAACCTCACCGATACGCTGCAGCAATTCGAAAAGCTCGAAGTGGCGGCCGGTCCCGCGACTCTCAAGGGGAGGCTGGAGCGCCAGTCCTTTGCCGATCAGCAGCCGGCGTTGTCGCTGCAACTCAAGGGCAACCGTATCGACCTCGAGGCGCTGCAGGCGCTGGGTGGTCTCGTCGCCGGGGATGCTTCCTCCGCGACCTTGCTCAATCACGCCATTGCTGCCGAACTTTCCGCCGGGACCTTCTCCGCCTTCGGCGAGGAGGCGCACGACGTGCAGGCGGTCCTGACGCTTAAGAATGGCCAGCTGCAGGCCGAGCGGGTCGCGATCGGTGATCTCTCGGGCGCTCAGCTCGCTTTTTCCGGTCGCATGAGCGGCGGCTTCGAAAAGCCCGTGATTTCGGCGAAGATGAAGCTTGCCGCGGAAGAATTGACGTCGTTCCTGGAACTGGTCGGACGGCACACGATCGCCCATCCGGCCTTGGCAAGGCTGATCAAGGCTGGGCCGTACTATTCCGACGCAGCCCTCGACATGACGTTGACGGCGGGCAGCAAGGAGGGGAACGCGCCCTTTACTTTCGGCGTGATCGGCACCGCCAACGGCGGCAAGATCGCCGCCAGCTATCAAGCGCCCGATGTGGGGCAGGCCCTTGCCGGCAAGGGCATGCTGCTGGAGGCAACGCTTGAAAATCCGCAAACCGCCGTTCTTCTCGGTCAGGCCGGGCTCGACCCGCTCCCGTTCGATGCCGACGTCAACGGCATTCTCGCCGTCAAGCTGCAGAACACCGACGGCTCCCAGGCGAACGGCTCGCTGACCTTCACGACCGAGAAGACGCAGATCGCCGCCAAGGGTACCGTCGACCTTTCGCGGGATCACTATCTCGAGGGGCAGGGCAAGCTGACGCTGCAGACGGAGGATTTCGAACCCTACCTGTTGCAGCAGGGCATTGCGTTGCCGCAGATGGGCAGCGGACTGCCGGTGAAGCTGGTCGCCGACATTGCTGCCGATCCGGAAAAGATCGCGTTCTCGGCAATTGAAGGCAGTGCCGACCAGAACGGCTTCACCGGAGCGCTGACGATCGACCGAAAGGCTCGGGGCACGGCTCGCGGCGAACTGGCGCTCGATGCGATCGATCTCGCCTGGCTGGGCGAAGGGATCCTCGGACAGGTCCACGACGCCTCGGTGGGCGGATTGTCGCTGGCGCCGGTGACGCAGCCGGCCTGGAGCGGCCTTGACGTCGCCCTCGAGCTCACGGCGAAGCGCTTCTGGCCCGGTGTCTATGGAGACGTTGCCGATTTCAGCGGAAAGCTCGAATGGAAGGGCGATGAGCTCGCCCTGACAGAGGCGGCAGGGAACTGGTTGGGAGGCAAGCTCGAGGGGCGGCTGCAGGTGGGCAACGCAAACGGCTCGGGTTTCCTGCGCTCACGGTTCGACCTGAAGGGCGGAGATCTGGCTGCAGCCGGATGGGCGCGGCAGAGCGGTCCCGTGGCGACCGGGCGTTTCGACCTTTCCGTCGCGATGGAGGCCTCCGGTGCGACGCCGAAGGCGATGGCCAGCTCGATAAGCGGTTCGGGAACGGCGACATTCAATGGCGTGACGCTGAATGGCATAAACACGGCGGCGTTGCCGCAATTGATGGCAGCGGCCGATGCAATGAAAACGGAGATTTCGGCGGACGCCGTGCGCAAGGCAGCTGCAGAGGTGCTTTTCAGCGGGCAATCCGTCGTCGGCGCGGTCAAGGTGCCCTTCAATATCGCCGGTGGAACCGTCCGGGCGCAGAATGTCACGGCGTCGGACGGCAATGCGGCCTTCTCCGGCGAAGTCTCCTTCGACATTCCGGATCGACGAATGAGCGGCGCGATCGACCTGACCTTCCGGCCCGGCGAAGAGGCCCTGGCCGGTGCCGAACCGCGTGTGCGTTTCGGCTATGCGGGGCTCCTTGCGGCGCCGGGCGTCAGTGTCGACGTTACCGACCTTGCCAATTTCCTGTCGCTTCGTGCTTACGAACGGGAGCGCCGGCGGGTCGAGACACTGCAGGCGAACGTGCTTGAAAAGCAGCGCCTGCGCCGCGAGGTCGCGCTTTACAAGGCACGCGCGGCCGAGCGCGAACTCCAACGGCGGCGAACGATAATCGAGGAACGCAGCCGCCAGGCCGCCGCGGTCGAAGCAGCGCGCATGAAGGCCGAGGCGATGGCGCGGGCAGCCGCCGCGCGCCGGATGGCCGAAGAGGAACGCCAGCGCTTGCGCCAACTGCCACCGCAGACAACGCAGCCTCGAGAAGCGCCGGTTCAGGGCGTTCAGCGGAATGCGCCGCCGCCTGCCGGGCAGAACGCAGGTCCGCCAGCAGGGCAGGGCCTGAACTTCGACATGCTGCCGGATATTACGGTGCGGTAG